Proteins found in one Agaribacterium sp. ZY112 genomic segment:
- a CDS encoding helix-turn-helix domain-containing protein has product MSAEQGVSVELLKLLYMFSMSLGLWTCLSVLLNRRCPSEAKIVLLLFIALLLVIPLNSYLSLAFGETPHLLFSLASTSTWFYGPLIWTLLGHVVHSKQSYKRLLIHVLPFTSVTALHYFRLQWLDFTIYQSALMLQVAVYLGASIFTLYRYRAKISVLGKEFRNSSYFWMLYLVAGLAAIVIYDLTMVLLLHSGVAISYYWVAATVSAFSVYISTISLCLLIQPDVFAPVDASGSADEFESEQALRRSHSSDSESGQGTSVKSQPDLALEKLQNTVLVSDTDSNTKQTKAKNLELSTDAARELALELDRLMLEQKLYLDPDLSLSSLAEKLGVTKHQLSELLNSHLNTSFYDMLNSHRFEQAVSLMDNKPKQHSVTDIAYLSGFNNRNSFYRVFKKKTGLTPGEYQKQRQNSEKQY; this is encoded by the coding sequence ATGAGTGCTGAACAAGGAGTCTCGGTAGAGCTCCTCAAATTACTGTATATGTTTTCAATGAGCTTAGGCCTATGGACCTGCTTAAGTGTATTGCTGAATAGGCGGTGCCCGTCAGAGGCAAAAATTGTACTGCTGCTATTTATCGCTTTATTGTTGGTGATTCCCTTAAATAGCTATTTGTCCTTGGCTTTTGGTGAAACGCCTCATTTATTGTTTTCGCTGGCAAGTACATCGACTTGGTTTTATGGGCCGCTTATATGGACCCTCTTAGGTCATGTGGTACACAGCAAGCAGAGTTATAAGCGGCTACTTATCCATGTGCTGCCCTTTACCTCGGTGACCGCGCTGCATTATTTCAGATTACAGTGGCTCGATTTTACGATTTATCAGAGCGCCTTGATGCTTCAGGTGGCAGTGTATTTGGGGGCATCTATTTTCACCCTGTACCGTTATCGCGCCAAGATTTCAGTGCTGGGTAAAGAGTTTCGTAACTCAAGCTACTTTTGGATGCTCTACCTCGTTGCAGGGCTTGCTGCCATTGTTATATATGATTTGACGATGGTGCTGCTGCTTCACTCTGGGGTGGCAATTAGCTACTACTGGGTTGCAGCGACTGTCTCGGCGTTTTCGGTTTATATAAGCACCATTTCTTTGTGCTTATTGATACAGCCAGACGTATTTGCGCCGGTTGATGCTTCAGGCTCTGCTGATGAATTTGAGTCTGAGCAGGCTTTAAGACGCAGTCACTCTAGCGACTCAGAGTCTGGGCAAGGTACAAGTGTAAAGAGCCAGCCAGACCTGGCCTTAGAAAAGCTACAGAATACGGTGTTGGTCAGCGATACAGATTCGAATACCAAGCAAACAAAGGCTAAAAACTTAGAGTTAAGTACCGATGCCGCAAGAGAGTTAGCACTGGAGTTAGACCGCCTGATGCTTGAGCAAAAACTGTATTTGGACCCGGATCTTAGCTTATCGAGTTTGGCTGAAAAGCTTGGCGTGACCAAGCATCAGTTATCTGAATTATTGAATAGTCATCTTAATACCAGCTTTTACGACATGCTCAATTCACACCGTTTTGAGCAAGCAGTTAGCTTGATGGATAACAAACCTAAACAGCATAGCGTGACAGATATAGCGTATTTGTCAGGCTTTAATAATCGCAATAGTTTTTATCGTGTGTTTAAGAAAAAGACCGGCCTGACACCGGGAGAGTACCAAAAACAACGTCAGAACTCGGAAAAACAATATTGA